A window of the Lactobacillus amylovorus DSM 20531 genome harbors these coding sequences:
- a CDS encoding IS110 family transposase: MNIIGIDVSQGESHATLITKEAEEIAFKFKHNKSGFQILNSYIKPGTIIIFETTGVYSAQLTTYLKNKKVKFYELNPLEAKLRMASLRRNKTDKNDSFKLALLGKTQLAEIKNHCNKQSNSLYESLRILSLRYKQLIKCRTRILNFLRSSLELTFPELNQIFKNAYAVLALQVFRMYCHPDFLVGLTLKEMTTRVYQSVSRRIHKDVIQSYCAQVWLAAKDSYPAVPADSLEIEIISEYCDEIESYNKEIAYIQSKLIKTAVGLDDFKVISSIPGAGQLNSALLLGFTGDIARFDNYKQLNAFLGLDLNRYQSGKYGKGDTINRRGSSQGRAVETDMIRSMLRNQGKIQNHLVDYYYKLKKPPFNKHDKVALIACANHLNRTIINLVHTHQLYNYSKAIH, translated from the coding sequence GTGAATATTATTGGTATTGATGTTAGTCAAGGTGAAAGTCATGCCACTTTGATAACAAAAGAAGCGGAAGAAATAGCTTTTAAATTTAAGCATAATAAGAGCGGTTTCCAAATATTAAATTCTTATATTAAACCCGGTACAATAATAATATTTGAAACTACAGGTGTTTATTCGGCTCAGCTTACTACTTATTTAAAAAATAAAAAGGTCAAATTTTATGAGCTAAATCCCCTAGAAGCAAAATTAAGAATGGCTTCTTTGAGAAGAAATAAAACTGACAAGAATGATTCATTTAAATTAGCTTTATTGGGTAAAACTCAATTAGCGGAAATAAAGAATCACTGTAATAAACAATCTAATTCGTTGTATGAATCTTTACGGATTTTATCTTTGAGATATAAGCAGTTAATTAAATGTAGAACCAGAATACTTAATTTCCTTCGTTCTAGCTTAGAGCTTACTTTCCCAGAACTAAATCAGATTTTTAAAAATGCTTATGCAGTTTTAGCTCTTCAAGTATTTAGAATGTATTGTCATCCTGACTTTTTGGTAGGATTAACTCTTAAAGAAATGACCACTAGAGTTTACCAATCTGTTAGCAGGCGAATACATAAAGATGTAATTCAAAGTTATTGTGCTCAAGTTTGGTTAGCAGCTAAAGACTCTTATCCTGCTGTCCCAGCAGATTCTTTAGAAATTGAAATTATTTCAGAATACTGCGACGAAATAGAAAGTTACAATAAAGAAATAGCCTATATTCAGAGCAAATTAATTAAGACAGCTGTTGGATTAGATGATTTCAAAGTTATTTCCAGTATTCCTGGAGCAGGTCAATTAAATAGCGCTTTATTACTGGGCTTTACTGGTGATATTGCTCGCTTTGATAATTATAAACAACTCAATGCTTTCCTAGGTTTGGATTTAAACAGATATCAGTCTGGTAAATACGGTAAGGGTGATACTATTAACCGCAGAGGCAGTAGTCAGGGCAGAGCTGTTGAAACAGATATGATTCGAAGCATGTTAAGAAATCAGGGTAAAATTCAAAATCATTTAGTTGACTACTATTACAAATTAAAAAAGCCACCTTTCAATAAGCATGACAAGGTAGCTTTAATAGCGTGTGCCAATCATTTGAATCGCACTATTATAAATTTGGTCCACACACATCAACTTTATAATTATTCTAAGGCAATTCATTAA
- a CDS encoding heavy-metal-associated domain-containing protein: protein MQKVMMKLGGMTCPSCLTKIEKAVEDVDGTDQIKVLFNAGKLKFMMNADKADVDDVKTAIEKMGYEVKGVKAKELN, encoded by the coding sequence ATGCAAAAAGTAATGATGAAGTTAGGTGGGATGACTTGCCCATCTTGTTTAACCAAGATTGAAAAAGCTGTTGAAGATGTCGATGGTACAGATCAAATTAAGGTATTATTTAATGCCGGTAAGTTAAAGTTCATGATGAATGCTGATAAGGCTGATGTTGATGATGTTAAAACAGCAATCGAAAAGATGGGCTATGAAGTTAAGGGTGTAAAGGCAAAGGAGTTAAACTAA
- a CDS encoding Crp/Fnr family transcriptional regulator has product MAELCVHLVPLFNALPTNDQMQIEELVHHQNYQKSELVMDPTSSNNLVIVAHGGARLYTLDENGRENVTQILKTGDYAGENWLFGEANINTYVEATENSEICLLNRNEFLALMKKKPELSIQLLEQNIIKVRAMHRQIQLLSLPKVEDRLLSYLQTYAKQVNKNSFTLPLKMKDLALYLGTTPETLSRKFVLLEKQGTLKRKLRHIDLF; this is encoded by the coding sequence ATGGCAGAGTTGTGTGTACACTTAGTTCCATTATTTAATGCATTACCGACAAATGATCAAATGCAAATAGAAGAGCTAGTTCACCATCAGAATTATCAAAAAAGTGAATTAGTAATGGATCCTACATCAAGTAATAATTTAGTAATTGTTGCTCATGGTGGTGCTCGCCTTTATACTTTAGACGAAAATGGTCGCGAGAATGTTACCCAGATTTTAAAAACGGGTGATTATGCTGGTGAAAACTGGTTATTTGGTGAAGCAAATATCAATACTTATGTTGAAGCTACAGAAAATAGTGAGATTTGTTTGCTTAATCGAAATGAATTTTTAGCGCTAATGAAAAAGAAACCAGAATTAAGTATTCAACTCTTAGAGCAAAATATTATTAAAGTACGTGCTATGCATAGGCAAATTCAATTACTTAGTTTGCCTAAGGTGGAAGATAGACTATTGAGTTATTTGCAGACTTATGCAAAACAAGTGAATAAGAACTCATTTACTTTGCCACTAAAAATGAAAGATTTAGCCTTGTATTTAGGTACTACTCCCGAAACTTTATCGCGTAAATTCGTACTCTTAGAAAAGCAAGGAACCTTAAAACGAAAACTACGTCACATTGATTTATTCTAA
- a CDS encoding linear amide C-N hydrolase, whose product MSPIYIRQATKNDLEQIMPIIDEAKKFLKEEGNPQWQSGYPDVETITADIDDGVAWVLIVDQKIAGYTAITDGPDPNYKKIDGKWENDLDPYVAIHRVAISDEYRGMHIYDDSVNILTNFSVFPAQIEKLADFAAVSPAQPKNTIVPNVDLNMF is encoded by the coding sequence ATGTCACCAATTTATATTCGTCAAGCTACCAAAAATGACCTTGAACAAATTATGCCGATCATTGATGAGGCTAAGAAATTTCTAAAGGAAGAGGGGAACCCGCAATGGCAAAGTGGTTATCCCGATGTTGAAACAATTACTGCAGATATTGATGACGGTGTAGCCTGGGTCTTAATCGTTGATCAAAAAATCGCTGGCTACACTGCAATTACTGATGGACCTGATCCAAATTACAAAAAGATTGATGGCAAATGGGAGAATGATCTAGATCCTTATGTAGCCATTCACCGTGTAGCGATTTCTGATGAGTATCGCGGGATGCATATTTATGACGATTCAGTGAATATCTTAACCAACTTTTCAGTTTTCCCAGCACAAATTGAAAAGTTGGCTGATTTTGCGGCTGTCTCACCAGCACAACCTAAGAATACAATTGTTCCTAATGTTGATTTGAATATGTTTTGA
- a CDS encoding linear amide C-N hydrolase, translating into MYSRGLGTRHLLGGMDSSLRFVKVAFTLAHAPKSDDETESVTNFFNILHSVEQAKRLDEIEPGKFEYTMYSDCMNLDKGILYFTTYDNNQIDAVDMNS; encoded by the coding sequence ATGTATAGTAGAGGTCTAGGGACACGTCATTTACTTGGCGGAATGGATTCTAGCTTACGCTTTGTTAAGGTAGCGTTTACTTTGGCACATGCACCTAAGAGTGATGACGAAACTGAAAGTGTAACGAATTTCTTCAATATCTTGCATTCAGTCGAACAAGCAAAGAGATTGGACGAAATTGAACCTGGTAAATTTGAATATACAATGTATTCAGACTGTATGAATTTAGATAAAGGAATTCTGTACTTTACTACTTATGATAACAATCAAATTGACGCGGTTGACATGAATAGCTAA
- a CDS encoding ATP-binding protein, translated as MNEFIGREIELKNLNNMYNSDKFEMAVIYGRRRVGKTSLIKQFISNKPAIYVQGVEATAETNLRFLSNAILDFEEPGRVNKHKTFYDFAEAFEEVQDIANNQNEKMIFVMDEYPYFAEASAEISSILQYTIDHIYKEKNNIMLILCGSSMSFMEHQVLGYKSPLYGRKTGQFKIRPFDIFNTKKMLPQVNNEDLLAYYGITDGIPQYLSFIDQTKSVEENIQEMFLNQNAPLQNEPNVLLQEELRKPATYFSILNALAHGKSKSTQISQAIGMSNGSSISAYLNNLIDLEIIERKQPIFENSPRKAIYAFKDNMFKFWFKFIAEAQDQIALERTKGILIGIMDELPRFLGPVFEQASRDWLWQQDDLLFYPKKISSWWGNNPIKHRQEEIDVVASNHDDSEAIIGECKWRNADKLNHEMIDTLITRAALLPKVRKTYLYFFVKESTDNFEKYAREHNVRVVKYEEFFK; from the coding sequence ATGAATGAATTTATCGGACGTGAAATTGAATTAAAAAATTTAAACAACATGTATAACAGCGACAAATTTGAAATGGCTGTTATTTATGGACGAAGACGTGTAGGAAAAACCTCGCTGATTAAACAATTCATATCAAATAAACCTGCAATTTACGTTCAGGGGGTAGAGGCTACAGCTGAAACTAATTTGCGTTTCTTGTCTAATGCAATTTTAGATTTTGAAGAACCGGGACGAGTTAATAAACATAAAACCTTTTATGATTTTGCGGAAGCATTTGAAGAAGTTCAAGATATTGCCAATAATCAAAACGAAAAAATGATTTTTGTAATGGATGAATATCCATACTTTGCAGAAGCATCAGCCGAAATTAGTTCAATCTTACAGTACACAATTGATCATATTTACAAAGAAAAAAATAATATTATGTTAATCTTGTGTGGATCATCAATGTCCTTTATGGAGCATCAGGTTCTTGGTTATAAGAGTCCTTTATATGGTAGAAAAACTGGCCAATTTAAGATTAGACCTTTTGATATCTTTAATACTAAGAAGATGTTACCTCAAGTTAACAATGAAGATTTACTAGCTTATTACGGAATAACTGATGGAATTCCACAATACTTAAGTTTTATCGATCAAACAAAATCCGTAGAAGAAAATATTCAAGAGATGTTTTTAAATCAAAATGCCCCGTTACAAAATGAGCCTAACGTTCTTCTACAGGAAGAATTGAGAAAGCCAGCCACTTATTTTTCTATTTTAAATGCCTTGGCACATGGTAAGAGTAAAAGTACACAGATTAGTCAAGCAATCGGTATGAGTAATGGTAGTAGTATAAGTGCTTATCTTAACAATTTAATTGATCTTGAAATTATTGAACGTAAGCAACCTATCTTTGAAAATAGCCCTAGAAAAGCTATTTATGCTTTTAAAGATAATATGTTTAAATTTTGGTTCAAGTTTATTGCTGAAGCTCAAGATCAAATTGCTCTTGAAAGAACCAAAGGAATTCTAATAGGTATTATGGATGAATTGCCTCGCTTCTTGGGTCCTGTGTTTGAGCAAGCTTCACGTGATTGGTTATGGCAGCAAGATGATCTGCTATTTTATCCTAAGAAAATTTCTAGTTGGTGGGGAAACAATCCAATTAAACATCGTCAAGAAGAAATTGATGTTGTAGCAAGCAATCACGATGACTCTGAGGCTATAATAGGTGAGTGTAAGTGGAGAAATGCAGACAAGTTAAATCATGAGATGATTGATACATTGATTACTAGAGCTGCATTACTTCCTAAGGTAAGAAAAACGTATTTGTACTTTTTCGTTAAGGAATCTACGGATAATTTTGAGAAGTATGCTAGAGAGCATAATGTTAGAGTTGTGAAATATGAGGAGTTTTTTAAATAG
- a CDS encoding type I restriction-modification system subunit M gives MATKSKELNFEDKLWKAADALRGSMDASEYRNVVLGLIFLKYVSDAFEEKHDELLKSDYPEDAEDKDVYVGDNIFWVPKEARWENIEKAAKTPQIGEVIDKAMDAIEKENDTLRGILSKNYESQDLDKERLGEVVDLISDIDVGSKDSRDKDILGRVYEYFLQQFASAEGKHGGEFYTPRSIVRTLVEMIEPYKGRVYDPCCGSGGMFVQSEEFVKEHAGDIKDLAVYGQESNPTTWKLAKMNLAIRGIDSDLGKHQGDTFTNDLHKGMRFNFILANPPFNVKNWNGNKLRDDARWKYGVPPVGNANYAWMEHIISKLTPDGKAGFVLANGALSTSNKAEHAIRKAILEDDKIDAIVALPDKMFYSTGIPVSLWFIDMNKNSEHENDRRGKTLFIDARNMGEMVDRTHREFNKEDIKKIADTYHAFRGTNDQKYEDVAGYCKVASLDEIAKNDYVLTPGRYVGLPPQKDDGIPYEIKMKKLTGELKKQFEESDKLEAKIKDVLKELGYEI, from the coding sequence ATGGCAACTAAATCAAAAGAACTTAATTTTGAAGATAAGTTATGGAAAGCGGCAGATGCGTTAAGGGGAAGTATGGATGCATCTGAATATCGTAATGTTGTATTAGGTCTAATTTTCTTAAAATATGTTTCTGATGCATTCGAAGAAAAACATGATGAATTATTAAAATCAGATTATCCAGAAGATGCTGAAGATAAAGATGTATATGTTGGAGATAATATTTTTTGGGTACCTAAAGAAGCGCGTTGGGAAAATATAGAGAAAGCTGCTAAAACGCCTCAAATTGGTGAAGTTATTGATAAAGCAATGGATGCGATTGAAAAAGAAAACGATACTTTAAGAGGCATTCTGAGTAAAAACTATGAATCTCAAGATTTGGACAAAGAACGGCTAGGTGAAGTAGTTGATTTAATATCAGATATAGACGTTGGATCTAAAGATTCACGTGACAAAGATATATTGGGGCGTGTTTATGAATACTTCTTACAGCAATTTGCTAGTGCAGAAGGTAAGCATGGCGGTGAATTTTATACTCCAAGATCAATTGTTAGAACATTGGTTGAAATGATTGAACCATATAAAGGCCGAGTATATGACCCTTGTTGCGGATCTGGTGGTATGTTTGTTCAGTCCGAAGAATTTGTAAAAGAACATGCTGGAGATATTAAAGACTTAGCCGTCTATGGTCAAGAATCTAATCCAACTACTTGGAAATTAGCAAAAATGAACTTAGCTATTCGAGGTATTGATAGTGATTTGGGGAAACATCAAGGGGACACATTTACTAATGATCTCCATAAAGGTATGAGATTTAATTTTATTTTAGCTAACCCACCATTTAATGTTAAGAATTGGAATGGAAACAAATTAAGGGATGATGCTCGCTGGAAATACGGTGTACCTCCTGTAGGTAACGCAAACTACGCCTGGATGGAACATATCATTAGTAAATTAACTCCAGATGGTAAAGCAGGTTTCGTTTTAGCAAATGGTGCCCTTTCTACGTCAAATAAAGCTGAACATGCTATTAGAAAAGCTATTTTGGAAGATGATAAGATTGATGCAATTGTTGCACTCCCAGATAAGATGTTTTATTCTACCGGTATTCCTGTTTCTCTTTGGTTCATTGACATGAATAAAAATTCTGAACATGAAAATGACAGAAGAGGTAAGACTTTATTTATTGATGCTCGTAATATGGGTGAAATGGTTGATCGTACTCATCGCGAATTTAATAAAGAAGATATTAAAAAAATTGCAGATACTTATCATGCTTTCCGTGGTACAAATGATCAAAAATATGAAGATGTAGCAGGGTATTGTAAGGTAGCTTCATTGGATGAAATTGCTAAAAATGATTATGTTCTGACACCAGGTAGATATGTTGGGCTTCCTCCACAAAAAGATGATGGCATTCCTTATGAAATAAAGATGAAAAAACTGACAGGTGAATTAAAGAAACAATTTGAAGAGAGTGATAAGTTAGAAGCAAAGATTAAGGATGTATTGAAGGAACTAGGATATGAAATATAA